In the Terriglobales bacterium genome, one interval contains:
- a CDS encoding 50S ribosomal protein L25, with protein MATATANNVVEAQPRQDHSRGKNEARRVRAAGLIPAVLYGAKKPTVALVVDPKRMLQILHSDSGHNTIFDLQVGDERTKAMIVDWQYEPIKGHLLHVDLKRIAMDVRMKVKVPVKLLGVPEGVKTQGGILEQVEREIEVECLPGDIPSHIDVDVSHLVFGTVLRVSDLSKNDKIKVLTAADQTVAHIVSVKEHVEEKPAEVGVEGAAAAPAEPEVIKKGKQEAEEGAAEAEAAAPAKAEKAEKKEKKEK; from the coding sequence ATGGCTACAGCAACCGCAAACAACGTAGTGGAAGCCCAGCCGCGGCAGGACCATTCCCGCGGCAAGAATGAAGCCCGGCGCGTGCGCGCCGCCGGCCTCATCCCCGCCGTGCTCTATGGGGCCAAGAAGCCGACGGTGGCGCTGGTGGTCGATCCCAAGAGGATGCTCCAGATCCTGCACTCCGACTCCGGCCACAACACCATCTTTGACCTCCAGGTCGGCGACGAGCGCACCAAGGCCATGATCGTGGACTGGCAGTACGAGCCCATCAAGGGCCACCTGCTGCATGTGGACCTGAAGCGCATCGCCATGGACGTGCGCATGAAGGTCAAAGTGCCGGTCAAGCTGCTGGGAGTGCCCGAGGGCGTCAAGACCCAGGGCGGCATCCTGGAGCAGGTGGAGCGCGAGATCGAGGTCGAGTGCCTGCCCGGCGACATCCCCAGCCACATCGACGTCGACGTGTCGCACCTGGTGTTCGGCACCGTGCTGCGCGTCTCCGACCTGTCCAAGAACGACAAGATCAAGGTCCTGACCGCGGCCGACCAGACCGTGGCCCACATCGTCTCGGTGAAGGAGCATGTGGAAGAGAAGCCGGCCGAGGTGGGCGTCGAAGGCGCTGCCGCCGCTCCCGCCGAGCCCGAGGTCATCAAGAAGGGCAAGCAGGAGGCCGAGGAAGGCGCTGCCGAAGCCGAGGCTGCCGCTCCCGCGAAGGCGGAAAAGGCAGAGAAGAAGGAAAAGAAAGAGAAATAG